The Streptomyces sp. NBC_01298 genome contains the following window.
GACCGTGCCGGAAGCGTCCGGGTAGGCGGTGATGGTGAGCTCGTACGAAATCGCTTCGTCGGACTTGTAAGTGATTTCGCCGGTTTCGGTTACCTCGCCGTCCGGAATGACGATGCGAATGTGTGCGTCGCCGTCGACCAGATCGAAACCGAAGGCACGCCGGTCCGGGCCGGGTGCCTTAATCGCAAGTACCGACTTGCCAGTCGTGGTAACGACCTTGGAACCCTTGTGGTAGAGCTCTAGAACGGTCTTGTTCGACTCGATGGCCGTAAAGGAGAACGTCACTTCGGAAGAACTGATGACCTTGCGGACGGTCTGCCCGCCCTGCCAGCCCTTAATTTCCGTGGTGTCCGTCGAGTTGGATTCGGTGATTCCGTCATCAGAAATCCAGCCGATATCCTTGAAAGCGGCAGGCCAAGCGGCCACCGCATCGACCGGGCCAGCGGTCTTAGGCGGTGCAACGTAAGCGGCGCCGGTAATGGCGACGCGAACCGCATTAGCGGAAAGTGGCATGGGTGTCCCCTTGAACGTAAATGGATTTGATTTCTAGGCGGGCTTCGGAGTGTCGAGCACTCGGCCACGCACGTGAATGTCAGCGGCGTACGCGTATCGCGCCGAGCTGGTCTTTTCGTCGGGTAGCCACTGCGGGCCGCCCACTTCGGTCACGCTGTAGACCGTCACGCCGCCACGGATTCCGGGCATGGCTCCGACGAGCCCGCGCACCAGGGCACACAGGTC
Protein-coding sequences here:
- a CDS encoding phage tail tube protein, which encodes MPLSANAVRVAITGAAYVAPPKTAGPVDAVAAWPAAFKDIGWISDDGITESNSTDTTEIKGWQGGQTVRKVISSSEVTFSFTAIESNKTVLELYHKGSKVVTTTGKSVLAIKAPGPDRRAFGFDLVDGDAHIRIVIPDGEVTETGEITYKSDEAISYELTITAYPDASGTVAIKYSDDPAWGG